A single region of the Diadema setosum chromosome 14, eeDiaSeto1, whole genome shotgun sequence genome encodes:
- the LOC140238198 gene encoding DNA topoisomerase 2-binding protein 1-A-like, translated as MSVKVKFVVASQGEEGHMLKAAQAVQNARLPTERILSKDVLNLEKREKHLYVIGQFSGAAFDHLVSLKCRVVGPQCVISCLELQVAVPNVPHPINNIAMQDVVVSCSSVEKARRENLHQLIQWMGGRVSRDFTEMVTHLVVGEVGSKKYHVAANLKKPIMLPEWIEAAWEESQHKHFSGTTKEFMEMHKCPAFKGCIICVTGLEGAERQEIKNRVGQHGGHYTGELKYNECTHLIVGVSRGPKFEFARKWKIHTVSIQWFYESIEAGYCLDEQLYSVISQEQSTSTPVKAAKQQQRLSTLSNISAINMSSIHPVDETAMTEPSIAMETSGTRPSRPSDGLEELDKLDPSCWQADMFLDGCKIFLSGFGGQHLEKLRRIVNAGGGTRFNQINENVSHVVIGNRVDEHISELKSLQSKPHLVSVQWLIECIKSGRQVSEGDFELRDILEGEDDKENEVTFKLPECNPKKAGRLSVREKSDDNAEDDIMSQYLPTASRAAEEDNDITIVQEGNASRRESAGRSRSHNDTDETHIDEKDVTRDDNEQEEEEKEEEEEEEGYQAGNIFAGKRFVVMGFTEEQEQLVSKMIPEHAGIVLPASTRAIPDYAVVPIFGWPVNLTVNEIVTNCWLQMCLETQSVLDPSSNVLFTPIAMMKNSQPLQDCVLSISQYNSLERDCLLHIAELLGARCQEYFVRKAVNNLEANTHLLLRDPEGTKYMAAKKWKVPAVTTEWLLACARTGQRQAEKDYLVDLKIKEEVPQSNIPNTSRRKEERGVESEASKSGRVSHDPKRESEQNAQEPDPSPFKEERGDRSKAGEGKTAGDVEDVATERPAPPPEPIKNKVLQGVKGQTPGRDSTPSRLLRPGFKPSFDLEEAVAALDSPGMSTGVKGSQRRKSSLPLDEFFHQNIANALQFRLGSSAGHGDGEDGMEDGVFKDEEPAPGILHGVIICVSKKLSRKQSDYNTIAMAMGAEYRWTYDETCTHFIFQGKANDITKEFRLAKSQGKTIVSPHWLMACQEENKRVDEAQYPHTYNPKLSLSVVASRSQTPARQVQPRPPPPPAMATPVAPPPPKAEEKLEGSIPADSLSDEELMRAVDAGEQEKAGQDLQKQLDNIMSSSMNLRGSRRGRRRHGNSVSGLSVGGDATSGSDGNASGRRSSRLRSKRSSEKAQPVETARDIGLHTEASQSVQITWDDPTSRREKERILAKLKQADNEHTDSDEPGEDGQQVEDPAQEVSQGESPTDLKEAPGQGANADDTPPTPTPKAPPIRLPLARPAVAPQPRDEIEDEVKQEAAVKQQDAAPKFLFSGMSQQEKIDYSALVEQLGGVVKDAQYFDASCSHIIVGNPTRNEKYLAALATGKWVLHKSYLEACRETRGFVEEEPHEWGNQTDLSKLSETGKKMALAATRWRAKLQDQERAGCHEGAFDGWKVLLLVEKSKEMCFKRLLEAGGAKVLAVRPPFSAHRDANHAFFDLHKVKADASTVALEDLVQSGVLCLKPEYIADFLVHDPSPDPENYIINEAKPIIQKLVEQAAQGSKRRPSEAPSTPRSKRTRHR; from the exons ATGAGCGTCAAAGTGAAGTTTGTCGTCGCAAGCCAGGGGGAGGAGGGGCACATGCTCAAGGCAGCCCAG GCTGTCCAGAATGCACGCTTGCCCACTGAGAGAATCCTTTCAAAAGATGTTTTGAACTTGGAGAAGAGGGAGAAGCACCTGTATGTCATTGGTCAGTTCAGCGGAGCCGCATTTGACCACCTTGTCAGCCTGAAATGCAG GGTGGTGGGGCCACAGTGCGTGATCTCGTGCTTGGAGCTGCAGGTTGCAGTGCCCAATGTTCCCCACCCAATCAACAACATTGCCATGCAGGATGTTGTGGTCAGCTGTTCAAGTGTAGAAAAGGCCAGAAGG GAGAATCTCCACCAGCTGATCCAGTGGATGGGTGGGCGTGTCTCCAGGGACTTCACTGAAATGGTGACGCACCTCGTGGTGGGAGAAGTGGGCTCCAAGAAGTATCAT GTGGCTGCAAACTTGAAGAAGCCGATCATGCTGCCAGAGTGGATAGAGGCAGCCTGGGAGGAGAGCCAGCACAA gcATTTCAGCGGCACAACGAAGGAGTTCATGGAGATGCACAAATGCCCAGCATTCAAAGGTTGCATCATCTGTGTGACGGGTTTGGAGGGCgcggaaaggcaagaaatcaagAATCGTGTTGGGCAACATG GTGGACATTACACGGGGGAGTTGAAGTACAATGAGTGTACCCATCTCATCGTGGGCGTCTCCAGAGGACCAAAGTTTGAGTTTGCCAGGAAGTGGAAAATTCACACTGTTTCCATTCAA TGGTTTTATGAAAGTATAGAGGCTGGCTACTGCTTGGACGAGCAGCTGTACAGTGTAATATCCCAGGAGCAGTCCACGTCCACTCCCGTGAAGGCGGCCAAACAGCAGCAGAGACTCAGTA ccctGAGCAACATCAGTGCAATAAACATGAGCAGCATACATCCTGTGGACGAGACTGCCATGACGGAGCCAAGCATCGCCATGGAAACCAGTGGGACGAGACCGTCTCGGCCATCAGATGGTCTGGAAGAGCTGGACAAGTTGGACCCTTCCTGCTGGCAGGCGGACATGTTCCTGGATGGTTGCAAG ATATTTCTGAGTGGTTTTGGTGGGCAGCACCTCGAGAAACTGCGACGGATCGTGAACGCGGGCGGCGGTACCCGCTTCAATCAGATCAATGAAAATGTGTCCCATGTTGTTATTGGTAACAGAGTAGACGAGCATATATCAGAGCTGAAGTCCTTACAAAGCAA ACCCCACCTAGTGTCCGTCCAGTGGCTAATAGAGTGCATCAAATCAGGCAGACAGGTGTCTGAGGGTGACTTTGAGCTGAGGGACATCCTTGAGGGAGAAGACGACAAGGAGAATGAGGTCACTTTCAA ACTTCCAGAGTGCAATCCCAAGAAAGCAGGCAGGTTGAGCGTGAGAGAGAAGTCTGATGACAATGCAGAAGACGACATTATGAGCCAGTATCTACCCACAGCATCCAGGGCAG CTGAAGAAGACAATGATATCACCATCGTCCAAGAGGGGAACGCGAGCAGGCGGGAGAGTGCTGGAAGGAGCAGGAGTCACAATGATACCGACGAGACACATATTGACGAAAAGGATGTAACTAGGGACGATAAtgaacaggaggaggaggagaaggaagaggaggaggaggaggagggttaCCAAGCGGGAAACATCTTTGCCGGCAAGCGCTTTGTGGTCATGGGCTTCACAGAGGAGCAGGAGCAGCTGGTCAGCAAGATGATCCCTGAACACGCTG GTATTGTGCTACCGGCGAGCACCAGAGCAATCCCGGACTACGCCGTGGTGCCCATCTTCGGCTGGCCGGTGAACCTGACGGTCAATGAGATCGTCACCAACTGCTGGCTGCAGATGTGCCTGGAGACACAGAGTGTGCTTGACCCATCCAGTAATGTCCTCTTCACCCCTATCGCCATGATGAAGAACAGCCAGCCACTGCAGGACTGCGTCCTGTCCATAAG CCAGTACAATTCCCTAGAGCGGGACTGTCTCCTCCACATCGCTGAGTTGCTGGGGGCGCGGTGCCAGGAGTACTTTGTGCGCAAGGCTGTCAACAACCTGGAGGCCAACACACACCTCCTGCTGAGGGACCCCGAGGGCACCAAGTACATGGCCGCCAAGAAGTGGAAGGTTCCTGCTGTCACCACAGA ATGGCTATTAGCTTGTGCCAGAACTGGACAGAGGCAGGCGGAAAAGGACTATCTGGTTGACCTCAAGATCAAGGAGGAGGTTCCTCAAAGCAACATTCCAAACACGAGCAGGCGTAAGGAGGAACGGGGCGTTGAGAGCGAAGCATCCAAAAGTGGGCGTGTCTCCCACGACCCCAAGAGAGAATCAGAGCAGAATGCACAGGAGCCAGACCCATCTCCTTTCAAGGAGGAGAGGGGAGACAGGAGCAAGGCCGGTGAAGGTAAGACTGCAGGTGATGTTGAGGATGTGGCAACTGAGCGACCTGCTCCGCCCCCAGAGCCGATCAAGAATAAAGTTCTGCAGGGGGTGAAGGGTCAAACCCCAGGTCGGGACAGTACGCCGAGTAGGCTCTTGCGTCCAGGCTTCAAGCCGTCGTTTGATTTGGAGGAGGCGGTAGCAGCGCTGGATTCACCGGGCATGTCAACGGGAGTGAAAGGGAGCCAGCGCCGGAAGTCTAGCTTG CCTCTGGACGAGTTCTTCCACCAGAACATTGCCAACGCCCTCCAGTTCCGCCTTGGGAGCTCAGCGGGGCACGGTGATGGGGAAGACGGGATGGAGGATGGCGTCTTTAAGGATGAG GAGCCTGCCCCAGGAATCCTGCATGGGGTCATCATCTGCGTCAGCAAAAAGCTGAGCAGGAAGCAGAGCGATTACAACACCATTGCCATGGCGATGGGCGCAGAGTATCGGTGGACGTACGATGAGACCTGCACCCACTTCATTTTCCAG GGCAAGGCCAATGACATCACCAAGGAGTTCCGTCTGGCCAAGAGTCAGGGGAAGACCATTGTCTCTCCCCATTGGCTGATGGCGTGCCAGGAAGAGAACAAGAGAGTGGACGAGGCCCAGTATCCTCACACCTACAACCCAAAGCTCAGTCTG TCAGTTGTGGCTTCTCGCAGCCAGACTCCCGCCAGGCAAGTGCAGCCCAGACCACCACCTCCGCCTGCCATGGCCACCCCTGTAGCTCCCCCTCCGCCCAAGGCAGAGGAGAAACTGGAGGGCAGCATCCCAGCAGATTCACTGTCAGACGAGGAACTGATGAGGGCGGTAGACGCAGGGGAGCAGGAAAAGGCGGGGCAGGATCTTCAGAAGCAGCTGGACAACATCATGTCCTCCTCCAT GAACCTTCGTGGTAGCAGAAGGGGTCGACGGCGTCATGGCAACAGTGTCTCGGGTCTCTCAGTCGGTGGCGATGCAACCTCCGGCTCGGATGGTAATGCCAGTGGTAGGAGGAGTTCGAGATTGCGATCCAAACGCAGTTCTGAGAAGGCACAACCAGTTGAGACAGCGAGGGACATAG GTCTCCACACAGAAGCATCGCAGAGCGTGCAAATAACCTGGGATGATCCGACCAGCAGGAGGGAGAAAGAGCGGATCTTAGCAAAGCTGAAGCAGGCAGACAATGAGCACACAGATTCGGATGAACCGGGGGAGGATGGTCAACAAGTGGAAGATCCAGCCCAGGAGGTAAGTCAAGGGGAGAGTCCCACTGATTT AAAGGAGGCCCCGGGACAAGGGGCGAACGCTGACGACACCCCTCCCACTCCTACACCCAAGGCCCCGCCCATCAGGTTGCCTCTGGCGAGACCCGCGGTGGCGCCGCAGCCAAGGGACGAGATCGAAGACGAAGTCAAACAAGAG GCAGCTGTCAAGCAACAGGACGCTGCACCCAAGTTTCTCTTCAGCGGGATGAGCCAGCAAGAGAAGATTGATTACAGCGCCCTCGTTGAACAGCTTGGCGGCGTGGTGAAAGACGCCCAATACTTTGATGCCTCTTGCTCCCACATTATAGTTG GTAATCCCACAAGGAACGAAAAGTATCTCGCTGCCCTGGCAACAGGCAAGTGGGTTCTCCACAAGTCGTACTTGGAAGCGTGCAGAGAGACCCGTGGCTTTGTAGAG GAGGAGCCTCATGAATGGGGAAACCAGACGGACCTTAGCAAGCTCAGCGAGACGGGGAAGAAGATGGCGCTGGCTGCCACCAGATGGAGAGCCAAGCTACAAGACCAGGAAAGG GCTGGATGCCACGAGGGGGCCTTTGACGGCTGGAAGGTACTCCTCCTGGTGGAGAAGAGCAAGGAGATGTGCTTCAAGCGCCTGCTGGAGGCGGGCGGGGCCAAGGTGCTGGCTGTCCGGCCCCCCTTCTCCGCCCATCGCGATGCCAACCACGCCTTCTTTGACCTGCACAAGGTCAAGGCCGATGCGAGCACG